AGCCGGCCGGTGAATTCCGGGAAGTTGTTGGTGGCGTGCAGCCGTTCGATGGCTTCGCGGCCCTTGTCCCGGTACATCAGGTCATTCCACTCCGGAATGAGGTTGCCCAGCGGGCAGCCCTGATGGCAGAACGGAATGCCGCAGTCCATGCAGCGTCCGGCCTGTTCCTTAAGGACGCCCTTTTCCTGGGCCTCGTAGACCTCTTTCCAGTCCATGATGCGCACGGGCACGGGCCGGCGCGGCTGGGTCTGGCGTTCACGTACTTTCAAGAATCCGCGTGGGTCAGCCACCGGTTACCTCCAAGATTCGGGTCCATGCCTCGGCGCCGTCGGGGTCAAGACCCGCTTCGGCGGCGGAGGCGCGGGCATCCAGCACGGCCGCGTAGTCGCGCGGCAGCACTTTGGTCATGCGACGGGCAGTGGCATCAAAATCTTCCAGCAGGGAAGCGGCCAGGACGGACTCGGTCTCCTCGACGTGCCGGATCAGCAGGCCGCGGACAATGTCGGCGTCCTCCGCATCCAGCGGCTCCAGGCGCAGTTCGCCCTTTTCGAGGGAGTCCTTGTTCATGCGCTCGGGCACCAGGTCCAGCAGGTACGCGGTGCCGCCGGACATCCCGGCCCCGAAGTTGCGCCCGGTGGGGCCCAGGATCAGGGCTTGCCCGCCGGTCATGTATTCGCAGCCGTGGTCGCCGATGCCTTCGACGACGGCGGTGGCTCCGGAGTTACGGACCAGGAAGCGTTCGCCCACCTGCCCGCGCAGGAACATTTCGCCGCTTGTGGCGCCGTAGCCGATCACGTTTCCGGCAATGACGTTGCGCGCTGCGTCAAAGACGTTGGCGCGGTCCGGGCGGACAATGATGCGGCCGCCGGAGAGGCCCTTGCCCACGTAGTCGTTGGAGTCGCCGAGCAGGCGCAGCGTGATGCCGGCCGGCAGGAAGGCGCCCAGTGACTGACCGGCCTGGCCGGTAAGGGTCACGTCGATGGTGTCGGTGGCCAGGGTGTCGATGCCGAACGTCTTGGTCACGGTATGGCCGAGCATGGTGCCCACGGACCGGTCGGTGTTCACCACGTCCAGGGTGATGCGCACCGGGTTCCGGTTGGCCAGCGCGTCGGCGCTCATCTCGATCAGCTTGTTGTCGAAGTGCGAGTCCAGGTCATGGTTCTGCGGCACCATGTTGCGCAGTGGCGCACCAGATTCTGCAACCTCGGAACCGCGCAGCACGGGTTCCAGATCCAGGCCGTCGGCCTTCCAATGATCAATGGCCGCTTTGGTGTCCAGCAGTTCGGTGTGCCCGATGGCCTCCTCGAGGGAGCGGAAGCCCAGCTCCGCGAGGATCTCGCGGACCTCCTCGGCCAGGAACTCGAAGAAGTTCACCACGAACTCCGGCTTGCCGGAGAAGCGTGCCCGCAGTTCAGGGTTCTGCGTCGCCACGCCCACCGGACAGGTGTCCAGATGGCACACGCGCATCATGATGCAGCCCGAGACCACCAGCGGAGCGGTGGCGAAACCGAACTCCTCGCCGCCGAGCAGCGCGGCAATGACGACGTCGCGCCCGGTTTTGAGCTGCCCGTCCACCTGCACCACCACGCGGTCGCGCAGGCCGTTGATCATCAGCGTTTGCTGGGTCTCGGCCAGGCCCAGCTCCCACGGCGCGCCGGCATGCTTGAGCGAGTTCAGCGGCGATGCGCCGGTGCCGCCGTCGTGCCCGGAGACGAGGACGACGTCGGCCTTGGCCTTGGTCACGCCCGCCGCCACGGTGCCGATCCCGGCCTCGGACACCAGCTTCACATGGACCCGGGCGCTGGGGTTGGAGCGCTTGAGGTCATAAATCAGCTGGGCGAGGTCCTCAATGGAGTAAATGTCGTGGTGCGGCGGCGGGGAAATGAGCCCGACGCCGGGCGTGGAGTGACGCGTCCGCGCCACCCATGGATATACCTTCTGCGCCATCAGCTGGCCGCCCTCGCCGGGCTTGGCGCCCTGGGCCATCTTGATCTGGATGTCATCGGCGTTGGTCAGGTACAGGCTGGTGACCCCGAAGCGTCCGGAGGCAACCTGCTTGATGGCGGAGCGGCGCTCCGGGTCCAGCAGCCGTTCCACGTCCTCGCCGCCCTCGCCGGTGTTGGACTTGGCGCCCAGCCGGTTCATGGCGATGGCCAGGGTTTCGTGTGCCTCCTGGGAGATGGAGCCGTAGCTCATGGCGCCGGTGGAGAAGCGCTTGACGATGCTGGAAACGGGCTCCACCTCGTCAAGCGGCACCGGGGTGCGGCCGGCGGTGTTGAAATCGAGCAGCCCGCGCAGGGTCATCAGCGACTTGGACTGGTCATCCACGCCGGAGGTGTACGCCTTGAAGATGTCATAGCGGCGTTCGCGGGTGGCGTGCTGAAGCCGGAACACGGTTTCGGGGTTGAACAGGTGCGGCGGGCCCTCCCGGCGCCACTGGTACTCCCCGCCGTTCTCCAGCGGCCGGTGCGGATCCTCGATTTCGTCGTCGGGGTATGCGCTGGCGTGCCGGGCCGCGGCTTCGGCGGCAATGACGTCCAGGCCAACACCGCCAAGCTGGGACTGCGTGCCGTGGAAGAACTCGT
This genomic interval from Arthrobacter citreus contains the following:
- the gltB gene encoding glutamate synthase large subunit, which gives rise to MTDQFPPGGASAVSPFTRFAGFPADTGLYRAENEKDACGLAVIATLRGEPGHDIVDAALTALRNLEHRGAVGADEGTGDGAGLLTQVPDEFFRAVTAFELPDAGTYAVGTAFLPTEGREQDTARAGVEAIAESEGLTVLGWREVPIVADLVGAMSRACMPHFVQVFLAPADGDASDLDARAFRVRKRSQNKFGVYFPSLSSKTMVYKGMLTTAQLEPFYPDLSDPRFKTRLGIVHSRFSTNTFPSWPLAQPFRTIAHNGEINTVKGNRNWMRARQSQLKNPLLGDTPEELFPICTPGASDSASFDEVAELLMLSGRPITHAIMMMIPEAWENHATMDPARRAFYQYHSMLMEPWDGPAAVSFTDGTQVGAVLDRNGLRPARYWVMEDGLVVLASEVGVVDIDPAKVVRKGRVSPGKMFLVDTEAGRLIEDAEIKAEMAAANPWADWVRENQVSLEELPEREHVLHTKASINRRQRTFGYTQEELRILLGPMARTGAEPLGAMGSDTPIAVLSQRPRLLFDYFVQSFAQVTNPPLDAIREELVTSMRASIGPVGNLLATGQVRNHQIALNFPVITNDQLAKIAKLTNNDGEKIALKVRGLYRPQGGESELRARIAEICEKVSGAVNRGIEYIVLSDRDSSAQWAPIPSLLLLSAVHHHLLKSANRTKISLLVEAGDVREVHHVAVLMGYGASAVNPYLAMESCEELVRNGDITGVSREEAVANLIKGLGKGVLKIMSKMGISTVASYCGAQTFEALGLGQELVDEFFHGTQSQLGGVGLDVIAAEAAARHASAYPDDEIEDPHRPLENGGEYQWRREGPPHLFNPETVFRLQHATRERRYDIFKAYTSGVDDQSKSLMTLRGLLDFNTAGRTPVPLDEVEPVSSIVKRFSTGAMSYGSISQEAHETLAIAMNRLGAKSNTGEGGEDVERLLDPERRSAIKQVASGRFGVTSLYLTNADDIQIKMAQGAKPGEGGQLMAQKVYPWVARTRHSTPGVGLISPPPHHDIYSIEDLAQLIYDLKRSNPSARVHVKLVSEAGIGTVAAGVTKAKADVVLVSGHDGGTGASPLNSLKHAGAPWELGLAETQQTLMINGLRDRVVVQVDGQLKTGRDVVIAALLGGEEFGFATAPLVVSGCIMMRVCHLDTCPVGVATQNPELRARFSGKPEFVVNFFEFLAEEVREILAELGFRSLEEAIGHTELLDTKAAIDHWKADGLDLEPVLRGSEVAESGAPLRNMVPQNHDLDSHFDNKLIEMSADALANRNPVRITLDVVNTDRSVGTMLGHTVTKTFGIDTLATDTIDVTLTGQAGQSLGAFLPAGITLRLLGDSNDYVGKGLSGGRIIVRPDRANVFDAARNVIAGNVIGYGATSGEMFLRGQVGERFLVRNSGATAVVEGIGDHGCEYMTGGQALILGPTGRNFGAGMSGGTAYLLDLVPERMNKDSLEKGELRLEPLDAEDADIVRGLLIRHVEETESVLAASLLEDFDATARRMTKVLPRDYAAVLDARASAAEAGLDPDGAEAWTRILEVTGG